AGATTGGCAAGAAGAATATTTCCTCATTGGCTAGAGTAACCGTGTTGCAGCTTTTAACTTTTAAAAGAGAAGATAGTTTTTCTTTGGAGCGAGGACGAGGTTGATCCATTGACATTGTCTATGATAAAGCTCATATGAAGGAAAGAAGAAGAATCACAGTTGAACAAAAAGATAAGTTTGCACATTGAAAACTAGAGATAATACAGTAGATGCAGTAGTATCCTCATTGCATATGTCAAATGATTCCACTATAACGGATATATAGAGTTCATGTTGTGCATATATCTCTCacatgattttaattgaaaatttttaagatttaaaGCAAGACAATGACTATGGAAGAATTAAGCATTCAATAGGATCTTTTGTTCAAGATCAAGAAAAAAATAAAGTCTATTAAGGGTTGTTGCATTACATTTCTCAGCCAAatcaacattaaaaaaaaagttcTGAATTTGTGAATTTTTGAAGTAATTTCATCATCCTTacaacttaaaattttcatttcctACAGCTATTTTTTCCTCCTTTCATTGCATGCCTTCAAAGCTTGAACCTctgtttaagaaaaaaaaaaactggtCAAAGAGTCAAGTCTATTAACTGGgttttaatagaaacaagaaAATCAAAGAATCTAAAGCATACCCATTTGACAAGATTTCCAATTCCTGTTGCTCTTAATAAGACAATCCTGCcagaacaaaataaataaattgcagTGAAAATAGAAAAGGGTTTAAATAAGGTTTTAGATTATGGTTTAACGATGGAAATAGAAGGGATATTTTATTAACTTGCAAGGATAAGTAGAGAGCAGAGCATTCCTTCAATTGCTTCACGTTCTCATCGTCACCAGCTGCGTCGTCTTGATGAAGCGCCGCCTGTTGTGGTGGCGACACTGGCGGAGATTCTGGTGCTGGCGTTGCTTTGTCCATTTTTATCTGTGGGGGCTTCTTTTAGTTCTGGCTTTGTGGATTGGGGGTTATTAGTTCACCTGGTTAT
The Gossypium arboreum isolate Shixiya-1 chromosome 10, ASM2569848v2, whole genome shotgun sequence genome window above contains:
- the LOC108485149 gene encoding uncharacterized protein LOC108485149, producing the protein MDKATPAPESPPVSPPQQAALHQDDAAGDDENVKQLKECSALYLSLQDCLIKSNRNWKSCQMEVQALKACNERRKK